Proteins from a genomic interval of Rosa chinensis cultivar Old Blush chromosome 2, RchiOBHm-V2, whole genome shotgun sequence:
- the LOC112187104 gene encoding pentatricopeptide repeat-containing protein At1g52640, mitochondrial, whose protein sequence is MSLRSLTLKPKTLHSFFNSLLRPTKPNTPFRPFSSLTHQNPPSPQLPHLVNEISRILSDHRNPHHDLELSLNSWSTQISPNLVEQVLKRCKNLGFSAHRFFLWAKTIPGFQHSGESHHILIDILGSSGQFALLWDFLIEMRESKCCEISPELFWVIFRVYSRANLPRDAIRAFNRMVEFGIKPSVHDLDQLLYTLCKRKHVKHAQEFFDKVKSGFELGAKTYSILMRGWGDICDSNNARKLFDEMTERGCLVDVPAYNSYLEALCKGGNVDEAYKIFRAMGSKGVEPDAGTYSIFIRAYCEANDIHSVFSVLDRMKRYNLLPNVYSYNCIIKKLCKNEKVEEAYQLLDEMIEMGVKPDEWSYNAIQAYHCEHCEVNQAIRLLSRMEKDSCMPDRHSYNMVLKLLIRIGRFDRATEVWESMGKRGFYPSVSTYSVMIHGLCKKKHKLEEACKYFEIMIDEGIPPYSSTVEMLRNRLLGLGLLDDIEILASKMEQSTSCSIQEFAKVLRGNKASVRSRSEYTDIESD, encoded by the coding sequence ATGTCACTTAGATCTCTCACCCTTAAACCCAAAACCCTCCACTCTTTCTTCAACTCTCTTCTCCGACCCACCAAACCCAACACTCCCTTCCGCCCTTTCTCTTCTCTCACCCACCAAAACCCACCATCTCCACAATTACCTCACCTGGTCAACGAAATCTCACGCATTCTCAGCGACCACAGAAACCCTCACCACGACTTGGAGCTTTCCCTCAACTCTTGGTCCACCCAAATATCCCCAAACTTGGTTGAACAGGTTCTGAAACGCTGCAAAAATCTTGGGTTTTCAGCCCACAGATTCTTTCTCTGGGCTAAAACAATTCCGGGTTTTCAACACAGTGGTGAAAGCCATCACATTTTGATTGATATCTTGGGGAGTAGTGGTCAGTTTGCTCTGTTGTGGGATTTTCTCATTGAAATGAGAGAGTCCAAGTGTTGTGAGATTAGCCCAGAATTGTTCTGGGTTATTTTTAGAGTTTACAGTAGAGCTAATTTGCCTCGTGATGCGATTCGAGCTTTTAATAGAATGGTTGAGTTTGGAATCAAGCCTAGCGTCCATGATCTTGATCAGCTTCTCTATACATTATGTAAAAGAAAGCATGTCAAGCATGCCCAGGAGTTTTTTGATAAAGTTAAGAGTGGGTTTGAGTTGGGTGCTAAAACTTATAGCATTTTGATGAGGGGTTGGGGAGACATTTGTGATTCTAATAATGCACGCAAGCTATTCGATGAAATGACTGAAAGAGGGTGTTTGGTTGATGTGCCTGCATATAATAGTTATTTGGAGGCTTTGTGTAAAGGTGGCAATGTGGATGAGGCTTATAAGATATTTCGGGCCATGGGTTCAAAAGGAGTTGAGCCAGATGCTGGTACATACTCGATTTTCATTCGGGCATATTGTGAAGCGAATGATATTCATTCGGTTTTTAGCGTGCTTGATAGGATGAAGAGATATAATCTTTTGCCTAATGTGTATTCTTACAATTGTATCATCAAGAAGCTGTGTAAGAATGAAAAGGTGGAAGAGGCGTACCAACTTTTGGATGAAATGATTGAAATGGGAGTTAAGCCGGATGAATGGAGTTACAATGCAATCCAAGCTTATCATTGTGAGCATTGTGAAGTTAATCAGGCTATTAGGTTGTTATCTAGAATGGAAAAAGATAGCTGCATGCCAGATCGGCATTCTTACAATATGGTACTAAAGTTGCTGATCAGGATCGGAAGATTTGATAGGGCAACTGAAGTGTGGGAGAGTATGGGGAAGAGAGGCTTTTATCCTTCTGTTTCAACATATTCTGTCATGATTCATGGTTTGTGCAAAAAGAAACACAAACTAGAGGAGGCATGTAAATACTTTGAGATAATGATTGATGAAGGTATACCACCATACTCTTCTACTGTGGAGATGTTGAGAAACCGGCTTTTGGGTTTGGGGCTACTTGATGACATTGAAATACTTGCTAGTAAGATGGAGCAAAGTACTTCTTGCTCGATACAAGAGTTTGCAAAAGTGCTGAGAGGGAACAAAGCTTCTGTAAGATCGAGAAGTGAGTACACTGACATTGAAAGTGACTGA
- the LOC112187102 gene encoding putative disease resistance protein RGA3, protein MTEIATHAVGIAITKLSHLVTTEFLAFTNVKDDLESLRSTLTDVRELLGILERNRPNSSGFEQMNNWLKKLQVAAYDAGDLIASWAVEYHQWKTKKQVRKFPLPFSASKFFFQHQESCDLREITARINKILQDGQVYRTIIGVPRSESFSRQTGSLSSNIIEGRGDDVENIIKLLIPDEEANDEGSIAFIPIVGMGGLGKSKTTLAQLVYKNGRVHEHFKRKFWVCVTETYDETRILKRMLESNEITFDANITFEVLQDRVRELVAEKRFLLVLDDLWNNNYMDLEPLENLLKQGVSGSKVLVTSRNNEVRKITGAKSSYSLRHFNDKESLSLFEKIAFEGRSPPDELKEYAKQIVNKCNGLPLAVKQMGGLLRGITDASEWKYVARSEIWELEKDKVLPALRLSYNHLSSALKQCFAYCSLFPKAYVFEKNELIKLWMAEAFIQPHDRHRTEDIGSRYFKELSDRFFFEISAEDKSKCRMHDLIHDLALLISSPFFCQVEDTVPKSLDEVSRHVSLLSNEVEQPLSEIIKKSKKLRTLLLPVKHFKAFGKAERAIFHSLKYMRTLDLSSSTLQELSGSIENLKLLHYLDLSKTEIKKLPDSICNLCHLETLKLSDCPWLFTLPRKLKTLVNLRHLELDEMFWYKVSTLPKSMGCLTSLHNLHKFQVGCNTGYKLQELKNMEYLTGFLHISNLENAVDAGEANLKEKEMIDKVVYEWSSSNLNLQDEDAKQVLEDLQPHPRVQEIQICHYRSCEFPIWIRYGKYENLTSIYLNHCTRIKILSLGELPNLRELRLKNMAEMMEWKEENDVFLLSLKISGCPKLTKLPGYFPVLHSMKIKNCESLDTLPVGPVEFIRLAGNPVLKHWTEVNVLTRRVVDGRLVTSHGMTSHYLLEANIINCPELQRLPRELHPQKLEISGCKNLRTLPDADHAEWLGVLALDACHDETLVGMIPSSGSLYSLVISNIPNLICLPKWPSLPSLQALYIRDCTDLEYLFNQENGNGLFDGYNSLKHLSIRNCPKLLTLPAEGLPASLQVLSIGQCESLSSFGPREVLAKLTSLGDLYLEDCPALQSLPEEGLSASLQHLSIQGCPSLVRSCAKDGSDWPKIKDIPDLEIEMPSTETTSAPWYNPFRNRGGNKSKGKKASE, encoded by the exons ATGACCGAAATAGCAACTCACGCTGTGGGGATTGCCATCACTAAATTGTCTCATCTTGTCACCACGGAGTTTCTTGCATTCACTAATGTCAAGGATGACCTGGAATCCCTCAGAAGCACTCTAACAGATGTTCGGGAGTTGCTTGGAATTCTGGAAAGAAATCGGCCGAATTCTTCAGGTTTCGAACAGATGAACAATTGGCTCAAGAAGCTTCAAGTAGCAGCTTATGATGCAGGGGATTTAATCGCGTCCTGGGCAGTAGAATATCACCAATGGAAGACGAAGAAGCAGGTACGAAAATTCCCTCTTCCATTTAGTGCTTCAAAATTTTTCTTTCAGCATCAAGAATCATGTGACTTGAGAGAAATTACAGCGAGAATAAATAAGATTTTACAAGATGGACAAGTCTATAGAACAATCATTGGAGTGCCTAGGAGTGAAAGTTTTTCACGGCAAACTGGCTCTCTTTCTAGCAATATAATTGAGGGCAGGGGAGATGATGTAGAGAACATAATAAAACTGCTGATACCAGATGAAGAAGCCAATGATGAGGGCAGTATTGCTTTTATTCCAATTGTGGGGATGGGGGGCTTGGGTAAAAGTAAAACAACTCTCGCTCAACTCGTATATAAGAATGGCAGGGTTCATGAacattttaaaagaaaattctgGGTTTGTGTCACAGAAACTTATGACGAGACTAGAATTCTCAAACGAATGTTGGAGTCTAATGAGATTACTTTTGATGCCAATATCACATTCGAGGTACTGCAAGACCGAGTTCGTGAACTCGTGGCTGAAAAACGATTTTTACTTGTTCTAGATGATTTATGGAACAATAATTATATGGATTTGGAGCCACTAGAAAATTTACTGAAACAAGGGGTCAGTGGAAGTAAGGTCTTGGTTACTAGTCGGAACAATGAAGTTCGGAAGATTACGGGTGCAAAATCCTCCTATAGCTTGCGACATTTCAATGATAAAGAATCACTGTCGTTATTCGAAAAAATTGCCTTTGAAGGAAGGAGTCCGccagatgagttgaaggaataTGCAAAGCAAATTGTAAACAAGTGCAACGGTTTACCTCTGGCAGTAAAACAAATGGGGGGTCTGCTACGTGGAATCACTGATGCAAGTGAGTGGAAATATGTCGCTAGAAGTGAAATATGGGAACTAGAAAAAGATAAAGTACTGCCTGCTCTTCGATTGAGTTATAATCATCTGTCTTCAGCTCTGAAGCAATGTTTTGCGTATTGTTCCCTGTTTCCAAAAGCTTATGTTTTTGAAAAAAATGAGTTGATCAAATTATGGATGGCAGAAGCATTCATTCAACCTCATGACAGACACAGGACAGAAGACATAGGAAGCAGATACTTCAAGGAGCTGTCAGACAGGTTCTTCTTTGAGATCTCGGCGGAAGACAAGAGCAAGTGTAGAATGCATGATCTTATCCACGACTTGGCGCTATTAATTTCCTCTCCCTTTTTCTGCCAAGTGGAAGATACTGTGCCAAAGAGTTTAGACGAAGTATCTCGCCATGTATCACTGCTTTCGAATGAGGTTGAGCAGCCCCTTtcagaaataataaaaaaatcaaagaagcTGCGCACACTTTTATTGCCAGTGAAACACTTCAAAGCCTTTGGGAAAGCTGAACGTGCAATATTCCATTCACTTAAGTACATGCGCACGCTAGATTTGAGTTCAAGCACACTTCAAGAACTGTCAGGCTCAATCGAGAATTTGAAGCTTTTGCACTACCTTGATTTatcaaaaactgaaataaaaaagCTTCCCGATTCGATATGCAACCTCTGCCATTTGGAGACGTTGAAACTTTCAGATTGCCCTTGGCTTTTCACTTTGCCCAGGAAGCTCAAAACTCTTGTCAACCTGAGACATCTGGAGCTAGATGAAATGTTCTGGTACAAGGTATCAACGCTTCCAAAAAGCATGGGGTGTCTAACCAGTCTACACAATCTTCACAAATTTCAG GTTGGCTGCAATACAGGATACAAACTTCAAGAATTGAAGAACATGGAGTACCTTACAGGGTTCCTGCACATCTCAAACCTGGAAAATGCAGTGGATGCAGGGGAGGCCaacttgaaagaaaaagaaatgattgATAAAGTGGTATATGAATGGAGCAGCAGCAATCTGAATTTGCAAGATGAAGACGCCAAGCAGGTACTCGAAGACCTGCAGCCTCACCCGAGGGTTCAAGAGATCCAAATCTGTCACTACAGAAGCTGTGAGTTTCCAATTTGGATCAGATACGGAAAGTATGAGAACTTAACTTCTATATATTTGAATCATTGCACAAGGATCAAAATCCTCTCACTTGGCGAGTTACCCAACCTCAGAGAACTCCGTCTCAAGAACATGGCAGAAATGATGGAATGGAAGGAAGAGAACGACGTGTTCCTCTTGAGTCTAAAGATTAGTGGCTGCCCAAAGCTGACAAAACTGCCCGGCTACTTTCCTGTATTACATAGTATGAAGATCAAGAATTGTGAATCATTGGATACCCTTCCAGTTGGCCCAGTGGAATTCATAAGACTTGCTGGCAATCCTGTGCTGAAGCACTGGACTGAAGTCAATGTACTAACAAGGAGAGTTGTCGATGGTCGCCTGGTCACAAGTCATGGCATGACAAGTCATTATCTGTTGGAAGCAAACATTATCAACTGCCCTGAACTGCAGAGGTTGCCAAGAGAACTCCATCCACAGAAACTGGAAATAAGCGGCTGCAAGAACTTGCGCACCCTACCAGATGCAGACCATGCAGAATGGCTTGGGGTTTTAGCATTGGATGCATGCCATGATGAAACATTAGTTGGTATGATCCCCAGTTCTGGGAGTTTATATTCCTTGGTGATTTCTAACATCCCAAATCTCATTTGTCTTCCAAAGTGGCCCAGTCTCCCCAGCCTCCAAGCATTGTATATCCGTGATTGCACAGACCTTGAATATCTATTCAACCAAGAGAATGGGAACGGGTTGTTCGATGGCTACAACTCTCTAAAGCACCTCTCCATCCGTAACTGTCCTAAACTTCTGACACTGCCTGCTGAAGGTCTCCCAGCCAGTCTTCAAGTTTTGAGTATTGGCCAATGTGAAAGTCTCAGTTCGTTTGGCCCCAGGGAAGTACTCGCAAAACTCACATCCCTTGGTGATCTCTACCTTGAAGATTGCCCTGCACTCCAGTCCTTGCCAGAGGAAGGCCTGTCAGCGTCCCTCCAACATCTGTCCATCCAAGGATGCCCCTCGCTGGTAAGAAGCTGTGCAAAAGATGGCAGCGATTGGCCAAAGATCAAGGACATCCCCGATCTGGAAATAGAGATGCCATCTACTGAAACCACTTCAGCACCATGGTACAATCCTTTTAGGAACCGCGGAG GAAACAAGTCCAAAGGAAAGAAGGCTTCGGAATGA